CGGCTCAGGAAGCAGCCGAACGCTTACAAAACTGGAAAACCGAAGGCATTTTGCGGCAAGATTACTTACCTGGCATTTACGTGTATTATCAGTATTTCCGGTTGCCGGGCTCCGACCAGGAATATTGCCGGAAGGGTTTTATGTGCCACATGCGGGCTTACGACTGGTCCGAAAAAGTTTTGCTCCGCCACGAAAACACCCTGCCGGCTTCGGTAAACGACCGCATTGCTTTGCTGGCAGCTACCCAAATGCAGGTAAGCCCCACGCATGGTTTATACACCGATCCGGATTTTATGCTGGAGAAGTACATGGACGAAGCCATACAAGCGCCGCTGCACGAATCAGAAGATTACCAGGGCGTGCGCGATGTGGTAGCCGTGATTCAAGACGCCCGGATAATTAAAGAATTTGTTAATACTTTAAAAGATAAACCGGTTTTGCTGGCCGATGGACACCACCGGTACGAGGGATCGTTGCAATACCGTAAGAGCCAGATGGCGGGCAACCAAAACCACACCGGCCAGGAGCCTTATAATTACCATTTTATTTATTTAACCAATACCGAGGCTTGTGCTGTGCGCATATTACCCACGCACCGGCTGGTAACCCAAATTTCCTTATCCAGCGAAGAATTTTTAAAAAATTTGGCTATTTACTTTACATTAACCGAGCTTTCGGATCCTTATGATTTAAACGAAATTATCGTGGGCAAACCGTGGGCTTTTGGCATGTATTTATACGGCAAGCCTTACAAAATACGGCTAAAACCCGAGGTACACGCGCAAATTAACTGGCAACTGCCAGATGTAGTAAAAGCCTTGGATTTAACGGTTCTGCATTATTTTGTTTTTGAAAAAATCCTGGGCATTGCCCAGGAAGCCCAACGCTATTCCGAGCAGATTCAATACATTCGTAATTTTGCCGAATGCCTGGCCCGGGTAGATCATGGCGAAGCTGCCGTGGCTTTTATTACCAATGCGGTAACCATGGAGCAAGTAAAAACCGTTTGTTATAGCGGCGCCTTAATGCCCCAAAAATCAACTTTTTTTTACCCTAAAGTTATTTCGGGCTTTGTATTTAGTTCAATCAAACAAAATGAATTTTACCTCGAAAATAGTGCTTGCTTCTAACTCGCCCCGGCGGCACGAATTATTAAAGAATCTAGGTTTAGATTTTTCGGTTCGCGTGAAAGACGTGGAAGAATCTTTTCCGGATTATTTAAAACGTGCAGAAATTGCCGAGTACCTGGCCAGCAAAAAAGCCGATGCGTACCTCCCGGATTTACAAGCGCAAGAAGTATTAATTACCGCCGATACCATTGTGTGTCTGGGAGACATGGTATTAAATAAACCTGCGGATGCATCGGAGGCGTATGCCATGTTGCAAGAGCTTTCCGGCAAAATGCACGAAGTATTTACCGGTGTTTGCTTACTATCTAGTACCAAAAAAGTAATATTGCACGATGTAACACGGGTATTTTTTAAAAATCTAACCCAGCAGGAAATCACCTGGTACGTACAAACCCAAAAACCTTTTGACAAGGCCGGGGCTTACGGCGCCCAGGATTGGATTGGCATGGTGGCCATTGAGCGCTTAGAAGGTTCTTTTTACAACGTAATGGGCTTACCGGTTCATAAATTATACACCGCTTTACAAAATTTTTAAATTTTTGTTTTACCAGAAACAGGGCATATCCTAAGATTTTACTTACTATATTATATATAAATAAAAATTATGGAATACAGAAGATTTGGTCGCACCAACTGGCAGGTCAGCGAAATTGGCTACGGCATGTGGGGCTTAGCCGGCTGGACGGGGTCCGACGACGATGAATCAAATAAATCGCTGGATTTATCCGTAGAACGCGGTTGTAATTTTTTCGATACAGCCTGGGGCTACGGCTCCGGCAGAAGCGAACAAATTTTAGGCAGTTTACAAAAAAGGTACCCGGACAAGAAGTTGTACCTGGCTACTAAAATTCCGCCGAAAAACTTTCAATGGCCCTCTAACCGCCAATCTAAACTGGAAGATTGTTTTCCCTACGACCACATTGTGGAGTACACCGAGAAAAGTTTAAAAAACTTAAATGTAGAAACTATTGATTTGCAACAGTTTCACGTGTGGGAAGATGCTTGGGCCGAGGATGAACGCTGGCAACGGGCCGTGGAAGATTTAAAAAAAGCCGGTAAAATTCAGGCCATGGGCGTAAGTGTAAATCGCTGGGAACCTAACAACGTACTAAATACACTGCACACCGGTTTAATTGAAGCGGTACAGGTAATTTATAATATTTTTGATCAGGCGCCGGAAGATCAATTATTCCCGTTATGCGAAAAGTTAGACGTGGGTATTATTGCCCGGGTGCCTTTTGATGAAGGAACTTTAACCGGAACCTTTACGAAAGAAACTACTTTCCCGAAAGATGATTGGCGAAGCACTTATTTTGTACCGGAAAATTTAATTTCCAGCGTGGAGCACGCCGATGCGTTAAAACCTTTGCTACCGGCCGGCATGAGCATGCCCGAAATGGCTTTGCGTTTTATTCTAAGTAATCCGCAGGTGGGCACCGTAATTCCGGGAATGCGCAAAGTTAACCACGCTGAAGCTAACCTGAAAGCCAGCGACGGCCAAGGCTTGCCGCAAGATTTACTTCATCAGCTAAAACAACACCGCTGGGACCGCGAACCCACCGCCTGGTCGCAATAGTAGTGAGTTGAAAAGTTGAAAAGTTTGAAGGTTGGAAAGTTGGAAAGTTTTGATTTAGGTTATTTTGCAAGAATCTAACTGACCGGTTAGTTAGATTCTTGCATTTAACTATTCTCCAACTCTCCTATCTACCGCCAGCTTGTAGCTGGTTGATACTAATAAGCGGAAGTTTTTAACTTACGGCCAGATGAAAACTGGCTAATATTTTCCGCTCCCTTTACATTGCATGAAGCTGGAAGCAGGTAAAACGCTAATTTTTTAACTGTTTACCTTATTTTATCTCTTCAAAAACTCACCTTTCAGGCGCTTGCTAGTTAGGTTAAGAATTACTCATTCAAATTCCAGTTATAAGGCAACGAACTTACCCGGGCATCCGGGTTTATTTTAATTGTAGAATATTGGTTGAGGTAAGCAATTAAAGATTTTTCGCGGGTGAAATCACCCTTAAACCAGCTAAATATTTTTGAAATCTGAACCTGATTGGTTTGTATTTTATTGCGGAAAGGATCATTGATAAAAATTTCGGCCTGATTGTTTAGCTGCGTATCTATATTAGCGGCGGTATACGCCTCACGTCGTAATTTGGGGCAGGATTGAGACGCGCACACAATTGCAAAATGAATGCGGGGTTCGGTAAAATCTTTTCTTAAAATACCATGCTCTATTTTGTTAAGGGTAAATGATTTATCCCCAATTTTAATAAAAGAAATATCCCAAACGGTATTCACAAAGGGGATGGCTAATTTATTACCAATATTTTTTATACTTTTTACGGGATAATGGCGCAACACTAGTTTCAAGGTAAACCCATTATAAGCATTTATCCAGTAAGCCAGTTTTTCGTTGGTGGTCCAGTTAGGCCCCGGCGGATTTTGAGAAAGTAATTGCAGGTATTGATTTAAAGAAGCACTATCCTGGAGCAAACCCCGGTAATTTACCCGGCCATGTTCGTCTACGTATTTTTGTAATAAACTGGTAAATAGTGCATGCGAAACCGGTTGGCTGTTGGTATTAAAGGTACTTTGCGGCTTAGAATCGCCAGAGGCAGTACATCCGGTTAAAAACAGAAAAGCCAGTAACAAAAGCAAATAAAATAATAACTGCATGAACGAATAATTGGCCAATCTGGGCGATAAAAGTAACAACTCCGGTAAGAACAGCTAGAAAATAAAATTTTTTAAAAATTCGGATTTACGTAAATGCTGTGAAGCGTAATAAATCCGTATTATATTATTTGCTATAAGTATTTTATATATTTATAATTCACTTAAAACTTTATCTACCCAGCCCTTGCCCCAATCAGCAATTTCTTGTTCGCTCCAGATTTCCGGAAAGAAAATGCGCTTTTGAAATTTAGGCGGTAAGTATTGTTGCCAGTTCGTACCGCCGGTGGCCGCTATGCTCCCTTTCTCGCTTTGTAAATAACGTACCGCCGATTTGTAATGCATCAAGGGCCAGTTTACGTTTACGTTGCTATCCAGTTCTTTTAGTTGCCGGATTAACTTGGGGTTTTGCTGATCGGCTTCGGGTAATCGTTTAACCACGGCCCATACGTTTTTGTTTTTATAATCCAGCGCCAGTTTTAATAAGGTCTCCGTGTATTTTGCTTCGAACTGCAATAAGGTTAAGGTTTTGGTACCGGAACCCAACTCAGTAGCACCTTCTTTCCAGTAAATACAACCCATCATTTCGTCCTGGCTGGCAGCCAGGCCCAAGGCTTTGCGTTTTTCTTTATCTACCAGGTTTTGCAAATCGGTGGAGCAAATTTCAATCATCCGGAACTGCACCGATTGAAAGCCGCTGGCCGGCATTAACGCCATCCGGAACTGCAGAAACTGGTTCGGATCCATGCCATCTACCATTACATCAAACGAATCAATTAAATTTTCGAAGTAGCGATTGATTCGTTTTAAACGTTGTATTAACTCCGGAAGGGCATCGGCCGGCAAATTGCCAATTTGTTCGTACTCGTTCAAGCAAAGCTTGAAGTACAACTCCGTAATTTGGTGATAAAGAATAAATATCTTTTCGTCCGGAATAGTTGTACGTGGCGTTTGCAGGCTTAACAAGGTATCCAGATGAATGTAATCCCAATAATTTAAAAAATCAGAATGATAGAGCCCTTCCAGGTAAGCGGCTAAATCCTGACCCAAGGCGGCATACTTTTCTTCTAATTTTTTTAGCTGCTCCAGTACTTTGGGTTCAAAATGAATGCTCATGTAAAAATCAGAGGTTGTGAATCCGTAAACTTAAGGCAAAATTTTTAATCTCCGGTTAAAGCGGGCAACCATAATAAAATAATTTGCATCTGCTTCTTTATTTCCGGTTCTAACGCTTGAAGTTTAAACTATTTGGGCTGGCATGCGCCTCACTTTCTCCTGGTTTATCTATACCGGGCATATTCCGGCCTCTGCTACTGCTTACTTGCAGATACGTTAGGCCCTTAAAATTTTAAAAAAGCGAGACGCTGAAAACCGGCTAATAATCCATCTGCATTATACAACTGGTTTACCCGGAAGTTGGGCCACCTGTCTCGGAAGCTAAATAAAAATCTGGAAATCTTTATTAATTGCTGGTAAACACTAAATTTGATGCGCTAAATGCACCCAAACGTTATTTACTAGATGGCGGAGAAAAGCAGTATTTTTGATATGATCGGGCCGGTAATGATTGGTCCCTCCAGTTCGCATACCGCTGGCGTGGTGCGCATTGCCCGAGCTGCTATACGCCTGTTAGGAGAAGCGCCCCAAACCGCCATTATTACTTTTTATAATTCTTTTGCCCGCACCTACGAAGGACACGGTTCCGACCGGGCCGTAATTGCCGGTTTACTGGATTTTGCCACCGACGATCCGCAGATTAAAAATGCTTTAGATCTGGCCGCCGGCGCCGGTTTAAAATACACTTTCCGGTCGGTGGGTAATGCCTCTACCCTGCACCCCAATACCATTAAACTAGAACTAACCGGAGCTACCAATCAGGTAGACGTAGTGGGCGAAAGCCGGGGCGGTGGGGTCATCAGCATTGTGGAAGTAGATGACTTTACTTGTGACTTTTCGGCTAATTTGCACACCCTCATCATCGACGCCGACGATGTAAAAGGCAGTATTGCGTTTATCGCCAACGTAATTGCCCACGACGATTGCAATATTGCCACCATGAACGTATCCCGGCGGGCTAAAAACGATTTAGCCCGGCATTTTATTCAGGTAGATACCGGCTTAAAACCCATTACGCTGCAGTACATAGGCCAGCTTAGTTGGATTAAAAAGTTAACTTA
The sequence above is a segment of the Adhaeribacter swui genome. Coding sequences within it:
- a CDS encoding DUF1015 domain-containing protein, with amino-acid sequence MAEIIPLRGWRYNQELSKNIQDLTSPLFDVVSVKQREALYQNPFNSIHLSVPQGIDPAQEAAERLQNWKTEGILRQDYLPGIYVYYQYFRLPGSDQEYCRKGFMCHMRAYDWSEKVLLRHENTLPASVNDRIALLAATQMQVSPTHGLYTDPDFMLEKYMDEAIQAPLHESEDYQGVRDVVAVIQDARIIKEFVNTLKDKPVLLADGHHRYEGSLQYRKSQMAGNQNHTGQEPYNYHFIYLTNTEACAVRILPTHRLVTQISLSSEEFLKNLAIYFTLTELSDPYDLNEIIVGKPWAFGMYLYGKPYKIRLKPEVHAQINWQLPDVVKALDLTVLHYFVFEKILGIAQEAQRYSEQIQYIRNFAECLARVDHGEAAVAFITNAVTMEQVKTVCYSGALMPQKSTFFYPKVISGFVFSSIKQNEFYLENSACF
- a CDS encoding DUF547 domain-containing protein, with translation MQLLFYLLLLLAFLFLTGCTASGDSKPQSTFNTNSQPVSHALFTSLLQKYVDEHGRVNYRGLLQDSASLNQYLQLLSQNPPGPNWTTNEKLAYWINAYNGFTLKLVLRHYPVKSIKNIGNKLAIPFVNTVWDISFIKIGDKSFTLNKIEHGILRKDFTEPRIHFAIVCASQSCPKLRREAYTAANIDTQLNNQAEIFINDPFRNKIQTNQVQISKIFSWFKGDFTREKSLIAYLNQYSTIKINPDARVSSLPYNWNLNE
- the sdaAB gene encoding L-serine ammonia-lyase, iron-sulfur-dependent subunit beta gives rise to the protein MAEKSSIFDMIGPVMIGPSSSHTAGVVRIARAAIRLLGEAPQTAIITFYNSFARTYEGHGSDRAVIAGLLDFATDDPQIKNALDLAAGAGLKYTFRSVGNASTLHPNTIKLELTGATNQVDVVGESRGGGVISIVEVDDFTCDFSANLHTLIIDADDVKGSIAFIANVIAHDDCNIATMNVSRRAKNDLARHFIQVDTGLKPITLQYIGQLSWIKKLTYIPNIDL
- a CDS encoding aldo/keto reductase, whose amino-acid sequence is MEYRRFGRTNWQVSEIGYGMWGLAGWTGSDDDESNKSLDLSVERGCNFFDTAWGYGSGRSEQILGSLQKRYPDKKLYLATKIPPKNFQWPSNRQSKLEDCFPYDHIVEYTEKSLKNLNVETIDLQQFHVWEDAWAEDERWQRAVEDLKKAGKIQAMGVSVNRWEPNNVLNTLHTGLIEAVQVIYNIFDQAPEDQLFPLCEKLDVGIIARVPFDEGTLTGTFTKETTFPKDDWRSTYFVPENLISSVEHADALKPLLPAGMSMPEMALRFILSNPQVGTVIPGMRKVNHAEANLKASDGQGLPQDLLHQLKQHRWDREPTAWSQ
- a CDS encoding Maf family nucleotide pyrophosphatase, with the protein product MNFTSKIVLASNSPRRHELLKNLGLDFSVRVKDVEESFPDYLKRAEIAEYLASKKADAYLPDLQAQEVLITADTIVCLGDMVLNKPADASEAYAMLQELSGKMHEVFTGVCLLSSTKKVILHDVTRVFFKNLTQQEITWYVQTQKPFDKAGAYGAQDWIGMVAIERLEGSFYNVMGLPVHKLYTALQNF
- a CDS encoding tryptophan 2,3-dioxygenase family protein, with amino-acid sequence MSIHFEPKVLEQLKKLEEKYAALGQDLAAYLEGLYHSDFLNYWDYIHLDTLLSLQTPRTTIPDEKIFILYHQITELYFKLCLNEYEQIGNLPADALPELIQRLKRINRYFENLIDSFDVMVDGMDPNQFLQFRMALMPASGFQSVQFRMIEICSTDLQNLVDKEKRKALGLAASQDEMMGCIYWKEGATELGSGTKTLTLLQFEAKYTETLLKLALDYKNKNVWAVVKRLPEADQQNPKLIRQLKELDSNVNVNWPLMHYKSAVRYLQSEKGSIAATGGTNWQQYLPPKFQKRIFFPEIWSEQEIADWGKGWVDKVLSEL